A stretch of the Pseudomonas sp. ACM7 genome encodes the following:
- a CDS encoding ATP-dependent zinc protease: MKSLLALLSLVALPVLAAEPTLYGRYEYIALPEIGGEVLKAKMDTGALTASLSAKDIETFTRDGDEWVRFRLATKGASNKVYEHKVARISKIKTRSEEDEDDKEAVAPTKRPVVDLELCLGNVKRTVEVNLTDRSSFNYPLLIGAKALREFGAAVNPARRFTADKPDC, translated from the coding sequence GTGAAATCCCTCCTTGCACTGCTTTCCCTCGTGGCCCTGCCGGTCCTGGCTGCTGAGCCGACCCTGTACGGGCGCTACGAATACATCGCGCTGCCGGAAATCGGTGGCGAAGTCCTCAAGGCCAAGATGGACACCGGCGCCCTGACCGCGTCGCTCTCGGCCAAAGACATCGAAACCTTTACCCGTGACGGCGACGAGTGGGTGCGTTTCCGCCTCGCCACCAAAGGCGCGAGCAACAAGGTCTACGAACACAAGGTCGCGCGGATCAGCAAGATCAAGACCCGCTCCGAAGAAGACGAGGATGACAAGGAAGCCGTCGCACCCACCAAGCGTCCGGTGGTCGATCTGGAACTCTGCCTGGGCAACGTCAAGCGCACCGTGGAGGTCAACCTCACCGACCGCAGTAGCTTCAACTACCCTTTATTGATCGGTGCCAAAGCCTTGCGTGAGTTCGGCGCGGCGGTGAACCCGGCACGGCGCTTTACGGCGGACAAACCCGACTGCTGA
- a CDS encoding sarcosine oxidase subunit alpha yields MSQINRLSNGGRIDRNKVLSFTFNGQSYKGFEGDSLAAALLANGVDIIGRSFKYSRPRGIFAAGAEEPNAVLQIGATEATQIPNVRATQQALYQGLVATSTNGWPSVNNDMMGILGKVGGKLMPPGFYYKTFMYPQSFWMTYEKYIRKAAGLGRSPTENDPDTYDYMNQHCDVLIVGGGPAGLAAALAAARSGARVILADEQEEFGGSLLDSRESLDGKPASEWVASVIAELKDTPDVLLLPRATVNGYHDHNFLTIHERLTDHLGDRAPIGQVRQRIHRVRAKRVVLATGAHERPLVYGNNDVPGNMLAGAVSTYVRRYGVAPGKKLVLSTNNDHAYRVALDWLDASLQVVAIADARSNPRGALVEEARAKGIRILTGSAVIETRGSKHVTAARVAAIDVKAHAVTSPGEWLECDLVASSGGYSPVVHLASHLGGKPIWREDILGFVPGEAPQKRVCVGGINGVYGLGDSLADGFEGGARAASEAGFSVVEGTLPKALSRLEEPTLALFQVPHEKNTARAPKQFVDLQNDVTAAAIELATREGFESVEHVKRYTALGFGTDQGKLGNVNGLAIAARSLNVTIPQMGTTMFRPNYTPVTFGAVAGRHCGHIFEPVRLTALHHWHVKNGAEFEDVGQWKRPWYFPKNGEDLHTAVKRECKAVRDSVGLLDASTLGKIDIQGPDAREFLNRIYTNAWTKLDVGKARYGLMCKEDGMVFDDGVTACLADNHFVMTTTTGGAARVLQWLEIYSQTEWPELKVYFTSVTDHWATMTLSGPNSRKLLSEVTDIDLSNEAFPFMTWKEGLVGGVPARVFRISFTGELSYEVNVQADYAMGVLEKIVEAGKKYNLTPYGTETMHVLRAEKGFIIVGQDTDSSMTPDDLNMGWCVGRTKPFSWIGQRGMNREDCVRDQRKQLVGLKPIDPTKWLPEGAQLVFNTKQAIPMTMVGHVTSSYLHNSLGYSFAMGVVKGGLKRMGERVFAPLADGSVIEAEIVSSVFFDPKGDRQNV; encoded by the coding sequence ATGAGCCAGATCAATCGCCTGTCCAACGGCGGACGGATCGACCGCAACAAAGTGCTGAGCTTCACCTTCAACGGCCAGAGCTACAAAGGCTTTGAAGGTGATTCCCTGGCCGCGGCCTTGTTGGCCAACGGTGTCGACATCATCGGTCGCAGCTTCAAATACTCCCGTCCGCGCGGCATCTTCGCCGCCGGTGCCGAAGAGCCGAACGCCGTGCTGCAGATCGGCGCGACCGAAGCCACGCAGATCCCGAACGTACGCGCCACGCAACAAGCGCTGTATCAAGGTTTGGTCGCCACCAGCACCAACGGCTGGCCGAGCGTGAACAACGACATGATGGGGATTCTCGGCAAGGTCGGCGGCAAGCTGATGCCGCCGGGCTTCTACTACAAAACCTTCATGTACCCGCAATCGTTCTGGATGACTTACGAGAAGTACATTCGTAAAGCCGCCGGTCTTGGCCGCTCGCCGACCGAGAACGATCCGGACACTTACGACTACATGAACCAGCACTGCGACGTGCTGATCGTCGGCGGTGGCCCGGCTGGCCTGGCCGCTGCATTGGCGGCTGCCCGCAGCGGTGCGCGCGTAATTCTCGCCGATGAACAGGAAGAGTTCGGCGGCAGCCTGCTCGATTCCCGCGAAAGCCTCGACGGCAAGCCTGCCAGCGAGTGGGTCGCCAGCGTCATCGCCGAGCTCAAAGACACCCCGGACGTGCTGCTGTTGCCGCGCGCCACGGTCAACGGTTACCACGACCATAACTTCCTGACCATTCATGAGCGCCTTACCGATCACCTCGGCGACCGCGCCCCGATTGGCCAGGTGCGTCAGCGTATTCACCGTGTTCGCGCCAAGCGTGTAGTGCTGGCGACCGGTGCTCACGAGCGTCCGCTGGTTTACGGCAACAACGACGTGCCGGGCAACATGCTCGCCGGCGCTGTGTCGACTTACGTGCGTCGTTACGGCGTGGCACCGGGCAAAAAACTGGTGCTGTCGACCAACAACGATCACGCCTATCGCGTTGCCCTGGACTGGCTCGACGCCAGCCTGCAAGTCGTCGCCATCGCCGATGCCCGCAGCAATCCGCGCGGTGCGCTGGTTGAAGAAGCACGCGCCAAAGGCATCCGCATCCTGACCGGCAGCGCCGTGATCGAGACACGTGGCAGCAAGCACGTGACCGCCGCTCGCGTTGCCGCGATCGATGTCAAAGCCCACGCAGTGACCAGTCCTGGTGAGTGGCTCGAATGCGATCTGGTCGCCAGTTCCGGCGGTTACAGCCCGGTGGTTCACCTGGCGTCGCACTTGGGTGGCAAGCCGATCTGGCGTGAGGATATCCTCGGTTTCGTACCGGGCGAAGCACCGCAGAAACGTGTGTGCGTCGGTGGCATCAACGGCGTCTACGGCCTCGGCGATTCCCTGGCCGATGGTTTCGAAGGCGGCGCTCGCGCAGCCAGCGAAGCCGGTTTCAGCGTGGTCGAAGGCACCTTGCCGAAAGCCCTGAGCCGTCTGGAAGAGCCAACACTGGCGCTGTTCCAGGTGCCGCATGAAAAGAACACCGCACGTGCGCCGAAGCAATTCGTCGACCTGCAAAACGACGTCACCGCTGCCGCCATCGAACTGGCGACCCGCGAAGGCTTCGAGTCGGTCGAGCACGTCAAACGCTACACCGCACTGGGCTTCGGCACTGACCAGGGCAAGCTCGGCAACGTCAACGGTCTGGCCATCGCCGCCCGTTCGCTGAACGTGACCATCCCGCAGATGGGCACCACCATGTTCCGCCCGAACTACACGCCGGTGACATTCGGCGCCGTGGCCGGTCGTCACTGTGGGCACATCTTCGAGCCTGTCCGTCTGACCGCGCTGCATCATTGGCATGTGAAGAACGGCGCCGAGTTCGAAGACGTCGGTCAGTGGAAACGTCCGTGGTACTTCCCGAAAAACGGTGAAGACCTGCATACCGCCGTGAAACGCGAATGCAAAGCCGTGCGCGACAGCGTCGGCCTGCTGGACGCTTCGACGCTGGGCAAAATTGACATTCAGGGCCCGGATGCGCGTGAGTTCCTCAACCGCATCTACACCAACGCCTGGACCAAGCTCGACGTGGGCAAGGCGCGTTATGGCCTGATGTGCAAAGAAGACGGCATGGTCTTCGACGACGGTGTAACCGCCTGTCTCGCCGACAACCATTTCGTGATGACCACCACCACGGGCGGCGCGGCACGCGTGCTGCAATGGCTGGAAATCTACTCCCAGACCGAATGGCCAGAGCTGAAGGTGTACTTCACTTCCGTGACGGATCACTGGGCAACCATGACCTTGTCCGGGCCGAACAGCCGCAAGCTGCTCAGCGAAGTCACCGACATCGACCTGAGCAACGAAGCCTTCCCGTTCATGACCTGGAAAGAAGGGCTGGTCGGCGGTGTTCCGGCGCGGGTGTTCCGGATTTCGTTTACCGGTGAGCTGTCGTATGAAGTCAACGTGCAGGCCGACTACGCCATGGGCGTTCTGGAAAAAATCGTCGAGGCGGGGAAGAAGTACAACCTGACCCCGTACGGCACCGAGACCATGCACGTGCTGCGGGCCGAGAAGGGCTTCATCATCGTCGGTCAGGACACCGACAGCTCGATGACCCCGGACGACCTGAACATGGGCTGGTGTGTCGGTCGCACTAAACCGTTCTCATGGATCGGCCAGCGTGGCATGAACCGTGAAGACTGCGTGCGTGATCAACGCAAACAGTTGGTCGGTCTGAAGCCGATCGATCCGACCAAATGGCTGCCGGAAGGTGCGCAACTGGTGTTCAACACCAAGCAAGCGATCCCGATGACCATGGTTGGTCACGTCACCTCCAGCTACTTACACAACTCCCTCGGCTATTCGTTTGCCATGGGTGTGGTGAAGGGCGGCTTGAAGCGTATGGGTGAGCGCGTGTTCGCACCGCTGGCCGATGGCAGCGTGATCGAAGCGGAAATCGTTTCTTCGGTGTTCTTCGATCCAAAGGGTGATCGCCAGAACGTTTAA
- a CDS encoding sarcosine oxidase subunit delta yields the protein MLHIFCPHCGELRSEEEFHASGQAHIPRPLDPTNCTDEEWGDYMFFRDNPRGLHHELWDHVAGCRQYFNATRDTVTYEILETYKIGTKPQFTDKTDSPKAAATALGEKV from the coding sequence ATGTTGCATATCTTCTGTCCTCACTGCGGCGAACTGCGCTCCGAAGAGGAATTCCACGCATCCGGCCAGGCGCACATCCCGCGCCCTCTGGATCCGACCAATTGCACCGACGAGGAGTGGGGCGACTACATGTTCTTCCGCGATAACCCTCGCGGTCTGCACCACGAACTGTGGGATCACGTCGCCGGTTGCCGTCAGTACTTCAACGCCACCCGTGACACCGTGACCTACGAGATTCTCGAAACCTACAAGATCGGCACCAAGCCACAATTCACCGACAAGACCGATAGCCCGAAAGCGGCCGCCACGGCTCTGGGAGAGAAGGTATGA
- a CDS encoding DUF2780 domain-containing protein, giving the protein MKISRGFALASLMCLAASPVFAQFSLFDAANAISGTQGDDAAAAAPTAQTAGLLSALSQLNVTSQQAIGGAGAMLGLAKNQLSSTDYSELAKSVPGIDLLSGGGELGVLSGLLGSSGNAAGLDNVLSNVKNANDLNSAFSALGMDTSMIGLFAPVLLQFFGQQGVGGSLLTNLGGIWGAGTGT; this is encoded by the coding sequence ATGAAGATTTCACGCGGTTTTGCACTGGCTTCGCTGATGTGTCTGGCGGCCAGTCCGGTCTTTGCTCAGTTCAGCCTGTTCGATGCGGCCAATGCCATCTCCGGCACGCAGGGCGATGACGCCGCCGCAGCTGCGCCGACTGCGCAGACGGCCGGTCTGCTGAGTGCGCTCAGCCAATTGAACGTGACGTCACAACAAGCCATTGGCGGTGCCGGGGCGATGCTTGGTCTGGCGAAGAATCAACTGAGTTCGACCGACTACTCGGAGTTGGCCAAAAGTGTGCCCGGAATCGACTTACTGTCCGGTGGCGGTGAACTGGGTGTCCTCAGCGGCTTGCTTGGCTCGTCCGGTAACGCAGCAGGTCTGGACAACGTCTTGAGCAACGTGAAGAACGCCAACGACCTGAACAGTGCCTTCAGCGCATTGGGCATGGACACCAGCATGATCGGCCTGTTTGCCCCCGTGCTTCTGCAATTTTTCGGTCAGCAGGGCGTCGGCGGGTCGCTGCTGACAAACCTGGGCGGGATCTGGGGCGCAGGCACCGGTACCTGA
- the purU gene encoding formyltetrahydrofolate deformylase yields MSRAPDTWILTADCPSVLGTVDAVTRFLFEQGCYVTEHHSFDDRLSGRFFIRVEFRQPDGFDEQAFRAGLEERGQVFGMIFELTAPNYRPKVVIMVSKADHCLNDLLYRQRIGQLSMDVAAVVSNHPDLKPLADWHQIPYYHFPLDPNDKPTQERQVWQVIEESGAELVILARYMQVLSPELCRKLDGKAINIHHSLLPGFKGAKPYHQAYNKGVKLVGATAHYINNDLDEGPIIAQGVEAVDHSHYPEDLIAKGRDIEGLTLARAVGYHIERRVFLNANRTVVL; encoded by the coding sequence ATGAGCCGCGCCCCAGACACATGGATTCTGACCGCCGACTGCCCAAGCGTCCTCGGCACCGTGGACGCGGTGACCCGCTTTCTGTTCGAGCAGGGCTGCTACGTCACTGAGCACCATTCCTTTGATGATCGGCTCTCGGGCCGTTTCTTCATTCGCGTGGAATTCCGCCAGCCCGACGGCTTCGACGAGCAAGCCTTCCGCGCCGGCCTCGAAGAACGAGGCCAGGTCTTCGGCATGATCTTCGAACTCACGGCGCCGAACTATCGGCCAAAAGTGGTGATCATGGTCTCCAAGGCCGATCACTGCCTCAACGATTTGCTCTACCGCCAGCGCATCGGCCAATTGTCGATGGACGTGGCCGCCGTGGTTTCCAACCACCCGGATCTCAAACCGTTGGCGGACTGGCACCAGATTCCGTACTACCACTTCCCGTTGGACCCGAACGACAAACCGACCCAGGAGCGTCAGGTCTGGCAGGTGATCGAAGAGTCCGGCGCCGAACTGGTGATCCTTGCCCGTTACATGCAAGTCCTGTCGCCCGAGCTGTGCCGCAAACTCGACGGCAAGGCGATCAACATCCATCACTCCCTGCTGCCGGGTTTCAAGGGCGCCAAGCCTTATCACCAGGCCTACAACAAGGGCGTGAAACTGGTCGGCGCCACGGCGCACTACATCAACAACGACCTGGACGAAGGCCCGATCATCGCCCAGGGCGTAGAGGCCGTGGACCACAGTCATTACCCGGAAGATTTGATCGCCAAAGGGCGGGATATCGAAGGGCTGACCCTGGCCCGGGCGGTTGGTTATCACATTGAACGAAGAGTGTTTCTCAACGCGAACAGAACCGTTGTTCTTTAG
- a CDS encoding fasciclin domain-containing protein, with amino-acid sequence MKRTSIKTPLIASLLTLALGGGFALNTVQAADTSQAVIVGGQSMMPSKDIIDNAVNSADHTTLVAAVKAAGLVDTLKGKGPFTVFAPVNSAFAALPAGTVDTLLKPANKATLTHVLTYHVVAGKLDMMTLAEKIKAGGGKAELTTVAGGKLWAMMNGPHNITIKDEKGDVADITTYDVYQSNGVIQVIDKVLMPKS; translated from the coding sequence ATGAAACGCACTTCGATCAAAACGCCGTTGATTGCCAGCCTGCTGACCCTGGCCCTTGGCGGCGGATTCGCCTTGAACACCGTGCAAGCGGCAGACACGAGCCAAGCGGTCATCGTCGGCGGCCAGAGCATGATGCCGAGCAAGGACATCATCGATAACGCGGTGAACTCCGCCGATCACACCACCCTCGTCGCCGCCGTGAAAGCCGCTGGCCTGGTGGATACCCTCAAGGGCAAAGGCCCGTTCACCGTGTTCGCCCCGGTCAACTCGGCCTTCGCCGCCCTGCCGGCCGGCACTGTCGATACCCTGCTCAAACCCGCCAACAAGGCGACCCTGACTCACGTCCTCACCTACCACGTGGTCGCCGGGAAACTCGACATGATGACCCTGGCCGAGAAAATCAAGGCCGGTGGCGGCAAAGCCGAACTGACCACCGTCGCAGGGGGCAAGCTGTGGGCGATGATGAACGGCCCGCACAACATCACGATCAAGGATGAAAAAGGTGACGTCGCCGACATCACCACCTATGACGTGTACCAGTCCAACGGCGTGATTCAGGTCATCGACAAAGTGCTGATGCCAAAAAGCTGA
- the fdhA gene encoding formaldehyde dehydrogenase, glutathione-independent, with translation MSGNRGVVYLGNGKVEIQKIDYPKMQDPRGRKINHAVILRVVSTNICGSDQHMVRGRTTAQTGLVLGHEITGEVIEKGSDVENLQIGDLVSVPFNVACGRCRSCKEMHTGVCLSVNPARPGGAYGYVDMGDWTGGQAEYAMVPYADFNLLKLPDRDRAMEKIRDLTCLSDILPTGYHGAVTAGVGPGSTVYIAGAGPVGLAAAASARLLGAAVVIIGDVNTVRLAHAKAQGFEIADLSLDTPLHEQIAALLGEPEVDCAVDAVGFEARGHGHDGVKHEAPATVLNSLMGVVRVAGKIGIPGLYVTEDPGAVDAAAKMGSLSIRFGLGWAKSHSFHTGQTPVMKYNRQLMQAIMWDRIHIADIVGVEVISLDDAPRGYGEFDAGVPKKFVIDPHKLFSAA, from the coding sequence ATGTCTGGCAATCGTGGTGTGGTGTATCTCGGCAATGGCAAAGTCGAAATACAGAAAATCGACTATCCAAAAATGCAGGACCCGCGCGGCAGGAAGATTAACCACGCTGTCATCCTGCGTGTGGTTTCCACCAACATCTGTGGTTCCGACCAGCACATGGTGCGTGGCCGTACTACCGCTCAAACCGGCCTGGTACTGGGCCACGAGATCACCGGTGAAGTGATCGAGAAGGGCAGCGACGTCGAAAACCTGCAAATCGGCGACCTGGTGTCGGTGCCGTTCAACGTCGCTTGCGGGCGCTGCCGTTCCTGCAAGGAAATGCACACCGGTGTTTGCCTGAGCGTCAACCCGGCGCGTCCGGGCGGTGCTTACGGTTATGTCGACATGGGCGACTGGACCGGTGGCCAGGCTGAATACGCGATGGTGCCGTATGCAGACTTCAACCTGCTGAAACTCCCGGATCGCGATCGCGCGATGGAAAAAATCCGCGACCTGACCTGCCTCTCCGACATCCTGCCGACCGGTTACCACGGCGCAGTGACGGCCGGCGTTGGCCCGGGCAGCACCGTGTACATCGCCGGTGCCGGTCCTGTCGGTCTGGCCGCCGCCGCTTCCGCTCGCCTGCTGGGCGCGGCCGTGGTGATCATCGGTGACGTCAACACCGTCCGCTTGGCGCATGCCAAGGCTCAGGGTTTCGAAATCGCCGACCTGTCCCTGGATACCCCGCTGCACGAACAAATCGCTGCACTGCTGGGCGAGCCAGAAGTGGATTGCGCCGTCGACGCCGTGGGCTTCGAAGCGCGCGGTCATGGCCATGACGGTGTTAAACACGAGGCTCCGGCCACCGTGCTCAACTCGCTGATGGGCGTGGTTCGGGTGGCCGGCAAAATCGGTATCCCAGGCTTGTACGTGACTGAAGATCCGGGTGCAGTCGACGCAGCCGCGAAGATGGGCAGCCTGAGCATCCGCTTCGGTCTGGGCTGGGCCAAATCCCACAGCTTCCACACTGGTCAGACGCCAGTCATGAAGTACAACCGCCAGCTGATGCAGGCGATCATGTGGGACCGTATCCATATTGCCGACATCGTTGGCGTGGAAGTCATCAGCCTGGATGACGCGCCGCGTGGTTATGGCGAGTTCGATGCGGGCGTGCCGAAGAAGTTTGTGATCGATCCGCACAAGTTGTTTAGTGCTGCGTAA
- a CDS encoding sarcosine oxidase subunit gamma encodes MTAANVYQQRPTTGAKAESSLHHAGLPSLVGKGRKSAGVIVREKKLLGHLTIRGDGHDAAFAAGVHKALGIELPGALTVVVKGETSLQWMGPDEWLLIVPTGEEFAAEKKLREALGDLHIAITNVSGGQQLLELSGPNVRQVLMKSTSYDVHPNSFPVGKAVGTVFAKSQLVIRHTAEDTWELLIRRSFSDYWWLWLQDAAAEYGLSVQA; translated from the coding sequence ATGACCGCAGCCAATGTTTACCAACAACGCCCAACCACTGGGGCCAAGGCCGAGTCGTCGTTGCATCACGCAGGCCTGCCAAGCCTGGTGGGCAAGGGTCGCAAAAGCGCCGGCGTGATCGTGCGTGAGAAAAAACTCCTCGGCCACCTGACCATTCGTGGCGATGGCCATGATGCTGCGTTCGCTGCCGGTGTGCACAAAGCCCTCGGTATCGAATTGCCGGGCGCGCTGACTGTCGTCGTCAAAGGCGAAACCAGCCTGCAATGGATGGGGCCGGATGAATGGCTGCTGATCGTGCCGACCGGTGAAGAATTCGCCGCCGAGAAAAAACTGCGTGAAGCGCTGGGCGACCTGCACATTGCGATCACCAACGTCAGCGGCGGCCAGCAGCTCCTCGAACTGAGCGGTCCGAACGTGCGCCAGGTGTTGATGAAGTCCACCAGCTACGACGTGCACCCGAACAGCTTCCCGGTGGGCAAGGCTGTGGGGACCGTGTTTGCCAAGTCGCAACTGGTGATCCGCCACACCGCCGAAGACACCTGGGAACTGCTGATTCGTCGCAGCTTCTCGGATTACTGGTGGTTGTGGTTGCAGGATGCGGCCGCCGAATACGGCCTTAGCGTTCAGGCTTGA
- a CDS encoding anti-sigma factor domain-containing protein: protein MNYQTPTLRRALAADYAIGLMPSVARRRFEQLLLEDAALRAELAQWQESLTSLTEALPEQPVPDRVWKGITARIEPQVLHVPEKRPFWNWLRVTAAVCSLVIAVTLGVIYNRDSARYSATLLAADAQPALKVEAHENYLKVEPLTLAAVDPGRSLELWAIPADGKPISLGVIPADGKGRVELSDAQKTLIGKPIALAISLEPKGGSPTGQPTGPVLYQGALAAL from the coding sequence ATGAACTATCAAACCCCGACCTTGCGCCGCGCCCTCGCCGCCGATTACGCCATTGGCTTGATGCCCTCTGTCGCTCGTCGGCGTTTTGAACAATTGTTGCTGGAAGACGCGGCACTTCGCGCGGAATTGGCGCAATGGCAGGAAAGCCTCACCAGTCTGACTGAAGCTTTGCCCGAGCAGCCGGTGCCGGATCGCGTGTGGAAAGGCATCACCGCGCGAATCGAACCACAAGTGCTTCATGTGCCAGAGAAACGTCCGTTCTGGAACTGGTTGCGGGTGACGGCGGCGGTTTGTTCGCTGGTGATCGCCGTGACGTTGGGCGTGATCTATAACCGCGACAGCGCGCGTTACAGCGCCACGCTGCTGGCGGCCGACGCGCAGCCTGCGCTGAAGGTTGAAGCGCACGAGAACTACCTGAAGGTCGAGCCGCTGACCCTGGCGGCGGTTGATCCGGGGCGAAGTCTGGAGTTGTGGGCGATTCCTGCGGATGGCAAACCGATTTCACTAGGGGTGATTCCGGCTGACGGCAAGGGGCGCGTAGAGTTGAGCGATGCGCAGAAGACGTTGATCGGCAAGCCGATTGCGTTGGCGATCAGTCTTGAACCGAAGGGCGGTTCGCCGACGGGGCAACCGACTGGGCCGGTGTTGTATCAAGGGGCGTTGGCTGCCCTTTAA
- the creB gene encoding two-component system response regulator CreB, which translates to MPHILIVEDEAAIADTLIFALQGEGFTTTWLSLGAAALEHQRQTPADLIILDIGLPDISGFETCKQLRRFSDVPVIFLSARDAEIDRVVGLEIGADDYVVKPFSPREVAARVRAILKRMAPRVTAAVSSALFRIDSERVQISYRGELLTLTRHEFRLLQSLLDQPERVFSREQLLDALGVAADAGYERSIDSHIKSVRAKLRQVKADAEPIQTHRGLGYSYSPGRS; encoded by the coding sequence ATGCCTCATATCCTGATTGTCGAAGACGAAGCGGCGATTGCCGACACCCTGATTTTCGCCTTGCAGGGCGAGGGCTTCACCACCACCTGGCTGAGCCTTGGCGCGGCGGCACTGGAGCATCAGCGCCAGACCCCGGCCGACCTGATCATTCTGGACATTGGCCTGCCGGACATCAGCGGCTTCGAGACCTGCAAGCAATTGCGGCGTTTCAGCGATGTGCCGGTGATCTTCCTCAGTGCCCGGGATGCCGAAATCGATCGCGTCGTGGGCCTGGAAATCGGTGCCGACGATTACGTGGTCAAGCCGTTCAGCCCTCGCGAGGTGGCGGCACGGGTCCGGGCGATTCTCAAACGCATGGCGCCGCGAGTGACCGCCGCGGTGTCATCGGCGCTGTTTCGCATCGACAGCGAACGGGTGCAGATCAGCTACCGCGGTGAGCTTCTAACCCTGACCCGCCATGAATTCCGTCTGCTGCAATCCCTGCTGGACCAACCCGAGCGCGTCTTCAGCCGCGAGCAATTGCTCGATGCGCTGGGCGTCGCTGCCGATGCCGGGTACGAGCGCAGCATCGACAGCCACATCAAAAGCGTGCGCGCCAAACTGCGCCAGGTGAAAGCCGACGCGGAACCGATCCAGACCCATCGCGGCCTCGGTTACAGCTACAGCCCGGGGCGTAGCTGA
- a CDS encoding sigma-70 family RNA polymerase sigma factor: protein MNGTTAHRELTSACNRHLTQPTSIAWRTAIPIADTDQLRQLLAQCSLGDRRAFETLYRSVGPRLHGVALRFMGRPDLAEEVLQESFVRIWNNASRYEAHLSAPLTWMINITRHQAIDQLRKHRDRPLSDLEEQALVDESPSAHEQLNSAREANALNRCLESLDGMQRQSITVAYFQGLSCSELAEHLAAPLGSVKSWIRRGMERLRRCLES, encoded by the coding sequence GTGAATGGAACAACTGCGCACCGTGAACTAACCTCTGCCTGCAACCGACACCTCACGCAGCCCACCTCGATTGCCTGGAGAACTGCCATTCCCATCGCCGACACCGATCAGCTCAGGCAGCTTCTGGCCCAGTGTTCACTGGGCGACCGCCGCGCTTTCGAGACGCTTTACCGCAGCGTCGGCCCTCGGCTGCATGGCGTAGCGCTGCGTTTCATGGGGCGGCCGGACCTGGCTGAAGAAGTGCTGCAGGAAAGCTTCGTGCGCATCTGGAACAACGCCTCGCGCTACGAGGCGCATCTGTCGGCACCTCTGACCTGGATGATCAACATCACCCGTCATCAGGCCATCGATCAGTTGCGCAAACACCGCGACCGGCCGTTAAGCGACCTTGAAGAACAGGCGCTGGTGGATGAAAGCCCATCGGCCCACGAACAACTAAACAGTGCCCGTGAGGCCAACGCCTTGAACCGGTGCCTGGAAAGCCTCGACGGCATGCAGCGTCAATCGATCACTGTGGCTTACTTTCAGGGGTTGTCCTGCTCTGAGCTCGCCGAACACCTGGCCGCGCCGTTGGGCTCGGTGAAATCCTGGATCCGCCGCGGTATGGAGCGACTGCGCAGGTGCCTTGAATCATGA